CTCGACATCGTAGCCTTCCTTCGTTCCGTCGGCATCCATGCTGGTGAGCAGTATCTCGCCCGCTCCTAAATCCTGCACCCGTCCGGCCCATTCCACCGCGTCCACCTCGGTTCGCCGTCGACCTCCATGGGTGTACACCTTCCAGGACGTCCCTTCGCGCTTGGCGTCTATGGCGACCACCACGCACTGGCTTCCGAAGTCCTCGGCGCACTCGCTGATGACCTCCGGCCGTTGCACCGCAACGGTGTTCACGGAGACCTTATCCGCTCCGGCGTTCAAGGCGCTGCGCATATCCTCCTTGGACCGGATCCCTCCTCCCACGGTCAAAGGCACGAACAGCCTTTCGGCGGTCTTCTCGACCACATCCATGAGCGTCTTCCTTCCCTCCGCCGAGGCGGAGATGTCCAGGAAGACGATTTCGTCCGCTCCTTGCCTCTCGTACTCGGCGGCCATCTGCGGTGGCTCTCCCACGTCCTGCAGATCGACGAACTTGATCCCCTTGACCGTGGTGCCGTCCTTGACGTCCAGACAGGGAATGATCC
The sequence above is drawn from the Methanomassiliicoccales archaeon genome and encodes:
- the hisF gene encoding imidazole glycerol phosphate synthase subunit HisF; translation: MLTKRIIPCLDVKDGTTVKGIKFVDLQDVGEPPQMAAEYERQGADEIVFLDISASAEGRKTLMDVVEKTAERLFVPLTVGGGIRSKEDMRSALNAGADKVSVNTVAVQRPEVISECAEDFGSQCVVVAIDAKREGTSWKVYTHGGRRRTEVDAVEWAGRVQDLGAGEILLTSMDADGTKEGYDVELTRAVAERVSIPVIASGGAGTLEHIYEALTAGKADAALIAS